One Chloroflexota bacterium genomic region harbors:
- a CDS encoding ATP-NAD kinase, whose product MASVGIIANPAAGKDIRRLVAQGRFVPNQEKVNILKRILAGLDAVGVERVLMMPDMARLGNGALDGGKYNLDVEFVDMIVFNAARDSVRAASLMAEMGVRCIITLGGDGTNQSVAKGCGDVPLVPVSTGTNNVFPVMTEGTLAGIAAGLVAQGLVPLKDATARSKRLEVHVDGELADIALVDVAISKERFVGARAIWDMGTVDELFLARAEPASIGLSAIGAQLMPLSLTDPQGLHIRLGDGGEGVAAPVAPGMIIPVGIRDWRAIDFGECVYIELRPCTVALDGERAFTLRPGQDASVRLSDKGPRVVLIEPTLRAAAIGGVFRTKQTLE is encoded by the coding sequence TTGGCGAGCGTAGGAATAATAGCGAATCCGGCAGCGGGCAAGGATATTCGCAGGCTGGTTGCGCAGGGCAGGTTCGTGCCGAATCAGGAAAAGGTGAACATCCTGAAGCGGATACTCGCCGGGCTGGACGCCGTGGGCGTCGAACGTGTGCTGATGATGCCCGACATGGCGCGTCTGGGCAACGGCGCGCTGGACGGCGGCAAGTACAATCTCGATGTCGAATTCGTGGATATGATTGTGTTCAACGCGGCGCGAGACTCTGTGCGCGCGGCGAGCCTGATGGCGGAGATGGGCGTGAGATGCATCATCACGCTGGGCGGCGACGGCACGAACCAGTCGGTGGCAAAAGGATGCGGAGATGTGCCGCTAGTGCCAGTGTCCACGGGAACGAACAATGTCTTTCCGGTGATGACGGAAGGCACACTCGCCGGCATTGCGGCAGGATTGGTCGCCCAAGGACTCGTGCCGCTCAAAGACGCGACGGCGCGCAGCAAGCGGCTCGAAGTGCATGTGGACGGCGAACTCGCGGACATCGCGCTTGTGGATGTGGCAATTTCCAAGGAACGGTTCGTCGGCGCGCGCGCCATCTGGGATATGGGCACGGTGGACGAGCTTTTTCTCGCGCGCGCAGAGCCTGCTAGCATAGGACTGTCAGCGATCGGCGCGCAGTTGATGCCGCTGTCGCTCACCGATCCGCAAGGGCTGCACATAAGACTTGGCGATGGCGGCGAAGGCGTGGCAGCACCGGTCGCGCCGGGCATGATAATTCCCGTCGGAATCCGAGATTGGCGGGCGATTGATTTCGGCGAGTGCGTGTACATCGAACTGCGACCTTGCACCGTCGCGCTGGACGGCGAGCGCGCGTTCACATTGCGACCGGGACAGGATGCCTCTGTGCGGCTGAGCGACAAGGGACCGCGCGTAGTGCTCATCGAGCCGACATTGCGAGCGGCTGCTATCGGTGGCGTATTCAGGACGAAACAGACACTGGAGTGA
- a CDS encoding DUF1800 domain-containing protein: protein MARSNLALMAHLLRRAGFGESRQELERYVAQGYESTVEELLHPENAPPALEDEDLIRRYHIDQNSLIYVESCQAYWLYRMINTRRPLEEKLALFWHHIFATGYTKLNQPKAILKQVEMFRRHGLGSFRDLLVHISRDPAMIFWLDNKDNHKDAVNENYGREILELFSMGVGNYTEDDVRQCSRAFTGWTIHNAPLHTSRVSRDSVWPYGRLDWQFQYRADDHDHGDKAFLGARGDFDGEDVIDIICANPATARFLARHLYNFFVEDEAQVPAWQTVAPKNADAVNTIAAHLIETDYDMRSTLRMIFNSDFFKHSAFRRVKSPVEMIVGSARITRSFGFPEVEDISLGFQSNFMGQRILDPPSVEGWHTGTEWINTAGLVNRINFAVDLFSDETKPGVRSIIDGIRAQGNLSTREFVDVCLEMMGCIEPSARTRSELDEHAAMLGDLRFDEGHDDDFNEDFAEPERRIIEMMQLIAATREYQLA from the coding sequence ATGGCTAGAAGCAATCTCGCGTTGATGGCGCACCTACTACGCCGCGCCGGATTTGGGGAAAGTCGGCAGGAACTCGAACGCTATGTCGCGCAGGGCTACGAGTCAACCGTCGAGGAACTGCTGCATCCCGAAAATGCGCCGCCCGCGCTTGAAGACGAAGACCTTATTCGGCGCTACCACATCGACCAGAACAGCCTCATCTACGTGGAGAGTTGCCAAGCCTACTGGCTCTACCGCATGATAAACACGCGCCGCCCGCTCGAAGAGAAATTGGCGCTGTTCTGGCATCACATTTTCGCCACCGGCTACACGAAGCTGAACCAGCCGAAGGCGATACTGAAGCAGGTCGAGATGTTTCGACGGCACGGGCTGGGCAGTTTCCGTGATTTGCTGGTGCATATCTCGCGCGACCCGGCGATGATTTTCTGGCTGGACAACAAGGACAATCACAAAGATGCCGTGAACGAGAACTACGGGCGCGAGATCCTTGAGTTGTTTTCGATGGGCGTGGGTAACTACACTGAAGACGATGTGCGCCAGTGCTCGCGCGCCTTCACCGGCTGGACGATACACAACGCGCCGCTGCACACCTCGCGTGTGTCGCGGGATTCGGTATGGCCATACGGAAGGCTCGACTGGCAGTTCCAGTACCGCGCAGATGATCACGATCACGGCGACAAGGCGTTCCTCGGCGCACGCGGCGATTTCGACGGTGAAGATGTTATCGACATAATCTGTGCGAACCCGGCGACCGCGCGTTTCTTGGCACGGCATCTGTACAACTTCTTCGTTGAAGACGAGGCGCAAGTCCCCGCGTGGCAAACCGTCGCACCTAAGAACGCGGACGCGGTCAACACCATCGCGGCGCATCTCATCGAGACCGACTACGATATGCGCTCCACACTGCGGATGATATTCAACTCGGACTTCTTCAAGCATTCGGCATTCCGGCGAGTCAAAAGCCCGGTTGAAATGATAGTCGGCTCGGCGCGGATAACACGCAGCTTTGGCTTCCCGGAGGTCGAAGACATCAGCCTAGGGTTTCAGTCCAACTTCATGGGGCAGCGCATTCTAGACCCGCCCAGCGTGGAGGGCTGGCACACCGGGACCGAGTGGATAAACACGGCGGGCTTGGTCAACCGCATTAACTTCGCCGTGGACCTATTCTCCGATGAGACCAAGCCGGGCGTGCGCTCCATCATCGACGGCATTCGCGCGCAAGGCAATCTATCAACGCGCGAATTCGTGGACGTCTGCCTTGAAATGATGGGCTGCATTGAGCCGTCCGCACGCACGCGCAGTGAATTGGACGAACACGCCGCGATGCTGGGCGATCTGCGCTTTGATGAAGGTCATGATGACGATTTCAATGAAGACTTCGCAGAACCGGAGCGGCGTATAATCGAGATGATGCAGCTCATTGCCGCCACGCGCGAATATCAGCTCGCATAG
- a CDS encoding YIP1 family protein, with translation MLSRMIGAALLRSETFEEVEADSGAMVYALIVVIIVAIAGAIGSFLSEEGDIVRALIFGIVFSIVSWAVWALVAVFVGTKILKTEDTEADWGQVARCTGFAQTPGLLSILVFVPVVGGLFGVVSLAWRVAAMVVAIRQSLDYTSTWASFLRHPNFVHPSANNQRSRIRRT, from the coding sequence ATGCTTAGCAGAATGATAGGCGCAGCCTTGCTGCGGTCAGAAACCTTTGAGGAAGTGGAGGCAGACTCCGGCGCCATGGTGTATGCGCTCATTGTGGTGATAATTGTCGCCATCGCCGGCGCTATCGGTAGCTTTCTATCCGAGGAGGGCGACATAGTCAGAGCTCTAATTTTCGGCATAGTATTCAGTATCGTGAGCTGGGCTGTGTGGGCGCTTGTTGCCGTGTTTGTCGGTACGAAGATACTCAAGACTGAGGATACTGAGGCAGACTGGGGACAGGTCGCGAGATGCACCGGATTCGCGCAGACTCCGGGCCTTCTCAGCATACTAGTCTTCGTTCCGGTGGTCGGCGGGTTATTCGGGGTGGTGTCGCTTGCGTGGAGAGTAGCGGCGATGGTAGTCGCAATTCGGCAGAGCCTTGACTATACATCGACCTGGGCGAGCTTTCTTCGTCATCCTAATTTCGTTCATCCCAGTGCTAATAATCAACGCAGTCGCATTCGTCGTACTTAG
- a CDS encoding DUF1801 domain-containing protein yields the protein MARSSAATVEEYLDELEPDRREQMKVVRDVVLDSLPDGYSEAMNWGMISWEIPLERYPTTYNRQPLMYAALASQKNYMSLYLMCVYAHDGANDEFERRYKATGKKLNMGKSCVRFKTTDDLPMDLIAETIASTSVEAYIAGYEASRKKTRKKK from the coding sequence ATGGCGCGAAGCAGTGCGGCGACAGTGGAAGAATACCTAGACGAACTCGAACCGGACAGGCGCGAGCAGATGAAGGTCGTCCGTGATGTCGTCCTAGACAGCCTGCCGGACGGATATAGCGAGGCGATGAACTGGGGCATGATTTCGTGGGAAATACCGCTTGAGCGCTATCCGACGACATACAACAGGCAGCCGCTGATGTATGCCGCGCTCGCGTCGCAGAAGAACTATATGTCGCTGTATCTGATGTGTGTGTACGCTCACGACGGCGCAAATGACGAATTCGAGCGGCGCTACAAGGCGACCGGCAAGAAGTTGAATATGGGCAAGTCTTGCGTGCGCTTCAAGACCACTGACGACCTGCCGATGGACCTGATTGCCGAGACGATAGCATCCACGTCGGTGGAGGCGTACATCGCCGGCTACGAGGCGTCCCGAAAGAAGACGCGCAAGAAGAAGTAG
- a CDS encoding 6-bladed beta-propeller — MNYRYSHLIGFLSVSGRGFNNPVDLVVGDEDTLYVLNRAGSDVAERMISKRISICTVQEDYYGEFAYGGTEQGQLMWPSAMAMGADGNLYVSDEALSRISIFETDGGFVGRWGKRGNLAGEFNRPSGIAFDDDGNLLVADGMNHRIQRYTADGQYLGGWGSEGTADGEFSFPWGLSVDALGNVFVADWRNDRVQKFDADGKHLATYGAQGIGKVALNRPSGVTLDVASNIYIADWGSHRVRIIDPDGNPLADFRGDAGLSKWSEDYFRANPDELEERRRADLAPTLDPLTTYDTRDESASIEKYFWSPTSVKLDDKGRMFVVDSCRHRIQIYQASERKGKANA; from the coding sequence ATGAACTACCGTTATAGCCACCTCATCGGCTTCCTGTCCGTCAGCGGACGCGGCTTCAACAACCCGGTCGATCTCGTCGTGGGCGACGAGGACACGCTGTATGTGCTTAATCGCGCCGGATCGGATGTCGCGGAGAGGATGATTTCCAAGCGCATCAGCATCTGCACCGTGCAGGAAGACTATTACGGCGAGTTCGCGTACGGCGGCACGGAACAAGGGCAGCTGATGTGGCCTTCGGCGATGGCTATGGGCGCAGACGGCAACCTGTATGTGTCGGACGAGGCGTTGAGTCGCATTTCAATCTTTGAGACAGACGGTGGGTTCGTCGGCAGGTGGGGTAAGCGGGGCAATCTGGCAGGCGAGTTCAACCGCCCGTCCGGTATCGCGTTCGACGATGACGGCAATCTGCTGGTCGCGGACGGCATGAACCACCGCATCCAGCGATACACGGCGGACGGGCAATATCTCGGCGGTTGGGGCAGTGAAGGGACGGCAGACGGCGAATTCAGCTTTCCTTGGGGCTTGTCGGTCGATGCGCTCGGCAATGTGTTCGTTGCGGACTGGCGCAACGACCGTGTGCAGAAGTTTGATGCGGACGGCAAGCATCTTGCGACATACGGCGCGCAGGGCATAGGCAAGGTTGCGCTGAACAGGCCGTCCGGCGTAACGCTTGATGTGGCGAGTAACATCTACATCGCGGATTGGGGCAGCCATCGCGTGCGAATCATAGACCCGGACGGCAACCCGCTCGCGGATTTCCGTGGAGATGCGGGCTTGTCCAAGTGGTCGGAAGATTACTTCCGCGCCAATCCGGATGAGTTGGAAGAGCGGAGGAGGGCAGACCTTGCGCCGACTCTCGATCCATTGACGACATACGACACACGCGACGAATCCGCCAGCATTGAGAAGTACTTCTGGAGTCCAACATCGGTCAAGCTAGACGACAAAGGCAGGATGTTCGTTGTGGACAGCTGCCGCCATCGTATCCAAATCTACCAAGCAAGTGAAAGGAAGGGAAAAGCAAATGCTTAG
- a CDS encoding hydantoinase/oxoprolinase family protein — MFLGVDVGGTNTDAVLMDGQELRAAAKVPTSEDVTSGIVDAISELLRQGIDSERVAAVMVGTTHFTNALLEHKGLCPTGVIRLALPATQLLPPLVDWDDDLKNAMGGLSCMVGGGNEFDGREIAALDRDGVCDAAQRFREQGVRAIAVSGVFSPVDPSHEKEAGALIREIAPDMRVCLSHENGRMGLLERENAAVLNACLADVAVSTVKGIEGALQRLGIAAPLFMSQNDGTLMDTAFASQFPVLTVSSGPTNSMRGAAYLSGIEDGIVVDIGGTSTDVGALVKGFPRESAVAVDISGVRTNFRTPDMVSVALGGGTVVEEDPLRMGPESVGYRLTDRALVFGGDTLTTTDIAVASGRARLGDWRRLGGMKRAVVQRCVAEIEARAESAVDRVKLSRGDMPVVLVGGGNILLSDTLAGASQVLRPKHAEVANAIGAAIAQIGGQVERVYSLEGSNSRDEAIADCKAAAIRQAVTAGAEPSSIEVVDVEEVPLTYVPSNATRVRVKAVGSIAPDRLRQTA, encoded by the coding sequence ATGTTCTTGGGAGTGGATGTAGGCGGCACGAATACTGACGCCGTGCTGATGGACGGGCAGGAGCTTCGCGCCGCCGCGAAAGTGCCGACGAGCGAGGATGTAACATCGGGCATCGTGGACGCCATCAGCGAGCTGCTGCGACAGGGCATCGACAGTGAGCGCGTGGCTGCGGTGATGGTTGGCACAACACACTTCACAAACGCGCTGCTTGAGCACAAGGGCTTGTGTCCGACCGGCGTGATACGTCTTGCGCTGCCCGCGACTCAACTGCTGCCGCCGCTTGTTGACTGGGATGACGACCTGAAGAACGCGATGGGCGGATTAAGCTGCATGGTTGGCGGCGGCAACGAATTCGACGGGCGCGAGATTGCCGCGCTCGACCGCGATGGTGTATGCGATGCGGCGCAGCGCTTCCGAGAGCAAGGCGTCAGGGCGATCGCGGTTAGTGGCGTGTTCTCGCCGGTTGACCCTTCGCACGAGAAGGAGGCGGGCGCGCTCATCCGCGAGATTGCGCCGGATATGCGCGTATGCCTGTCGCATGAAAACGGGCGCATGGGACTGCTGGAACGCGAGAACGCCGCCGTGCTGAACGCTTGCCTTGCCGATGTCGCAGTGTCAACCGTCAAGGGCATCGAGGGCGCGTTGCAACGGCTGGGCATTGCCGCGCCGCTGTTCATGAGCCAGAATGACGGCACACTGATGGACACCGCTTTCGCGTCCCAATTCCCTGTGCTAACGGTCTCGTCCGGTCCCACGAACAGCATGCGTGGCGCGGCGTACCTGTCCGGCATCGAGGACGGCATTGTCGTGGACATCGGCGGCACTTCAACCGATGTGGGCGCGCTGGTCAAGGGATTTCCGCGTGAATCTGCGGTCGCGGTGGACATATCCGGCGTCCGCACGAACTTCCGCACGCCGGATATGGTGTCGGTCGCGCTCGGCGGCGGCACTGTCGTGGAAGAAGACCCGCTGCGTATGGGACCGGAAAGCGTGGGCTATCGACTGACGGACAGGGCGCTGGTATTCGGAGGCGACACGCTCACAACGACGGACATAGCAGTGGCAAGCGGCAGGGCGCGGCTTGGCGATTGGCGACGGCTCGGCGGAATGAAGCGCGCCGTAGTGCAACGGTGCGTCGCTGAAATCGAAGCGCGCGCCGAGTCCGCCGTTGACCGCGTGAAGCTGAGCCGGGGCGATATGCCGGTGGTGCTTGTCGGAGGCGGGAACATCCTGCTTAGCGACACGCTGGCAGGCGCGTCACAAGTGCTGCGGCCCAAACACGCGGAGGTGGCGAACGCCATCGGCGCGGCGATAGCGCAGATCGGCGGGCAGGTGGAGCGCGTGTACTCACTGGAAGGCAGCAACAGCCGCGATGAAGCGATCGCAGACTGCAAGGCAGCGGCGATACGGCAGGCAGTCACCGCAGGCGCGGAGCCATCGTCCATCGAAGTCGTCGATGTCGAAGAAGTGCCGCTGACCTACGTCCCCAGCAACGCCACGCGCGTCCGCGTAAAGGCGGTCGGCTCAATAGCGCCGGACAGGTTGAGGCAAACCGCGTAA
- a CDS encoding tetratricopeptide repeat protein, with the protein MSMNWKNDPNLSAMSDNDHLTQVAHSLTDAIHDNPEDARAWFLRGNAYLDRGANDFAASDYSKVIELTPDDSVAYNNRGIAFRNSGLTDLAIADYTKALELDADYRDAHNNLGMALSDKEEYEQAIVHFTRAIELDPNYWYAYNNRGMALWATGRRDDGIRDYERAKRLATERR; encoded by the coding sequence ATGTCTATGAACTGGAAGAACGACCCCAACTTGAGCGCGATGAGCGACAATGACCACCTGACGCAGGTCGCGCACAGCTTGACTGACGCGATTCACGACAATCCGGAAGACGCCCGCGCGTGGTTCTTGCGCGGCAACGCATACCTAGACCGCGGCGCGAACGACTTCGCAGCGAGCGACTATTCCAAGGTCATCGAGCTTACTCCCGACGACTCCGTAGCGTACAACAATCGTGGCATCGCGTTTCGCAACAGTGGGCTGACAGACCTAGCCATCGCCGACTATACGAAGGCACTTGAACTAGACGCCGACTACCGGGACGCCCACAACAACCTAGGAATGGCGCTTTCCGACAAAGAAGAATACGAGCAAGCCATCGTCCATTTCACGCGCGCCATCGAACTCGATCCCAACTACTGGTACGCTTACAACAACCGAGGCATGGCGCTCTGGGCGACCGGACGCCGCGACGACGGCATCCGCGACTACGAGCGCGCCAAGCGGCTCGCCACCGAACGTCGGTAG
- the ggt gene encoding gamma-glutamyltransferase gives MKFDSRRSNVRALNGMVATSQPLAAMAGLRMLMSGGSAVDAAVAAAATLNVVEPFSTGVGGDVFALVWSAEARKLYALNASGRSSSDADADALRSAGYDSIPDNSPYAVTVPGAVSGWQALLDRFGNMEMSDVLRPAIDYAQNGYPVSEMVSFQWAGAESRLKQNHAGEELLMRGRAPRAGEVMAMPTLADTLRTIAYGGSDAFYRGHTAERITAFVQERGGWLSAEDMAAHTPSWEEPITTNYRGVDVWQCPPNNQGVNVLLALNIAEGFDIGAMGAQSADRHHHLIETARLALTDGMYHITDPAHMRADIGMLTSKWYAGERRKSIHGDRAMDDVPVGLRRQDGDTVYITCIDGAGNACSLINSVFSDFGTGLVVPGTGIALHSRGASFSLDPTHPNVLAPNKRPFHTLIPGMATRDGELWLSYGVMGTVQQAQGQIQVLSNLIDFGMSPQEALDSPRFSYRPLEGEVGLEPRIADNIADDLRGRGHRIVITDSHPLYFGGGQVIARDAETGALTGGSEPRNDGCAVGW, from the coding sequence ATGAAGTTCGATTCGCGGCGCTCGAATGTGAGAGCGCTGAACGGGATGGTAGCGACCAGCCAGCCGTTAGCGGCGATGGCGGGGCTGCGGATGCTGATGAGCGGCGGCTCGGCGGTGGACGCGGCGGTGGCGGCAGCGGCGACGCTGAATGTCGTTGAGCCGTTCTCTACCGGCGTAGGCGGAGATGTGTTCGCGCTGGTGTGGAGCGCGGAGGCGCGCAAGCTGTACGCGCTGAACGCAAGCGGGCGATCGTCGTCCGACGCTGACGCAGATGCCTTGCGCTCAGCGGGATACGATAGCATCCCGGACAACAGCCCGTATGCGGTCACGGTACCCGGCGCAGTCAGCGGCTGGCAAGCGCTGCTGGACAGGTTTGGCAATATGGAGATGTCCGATGTTCTGCGACCGGCAATCGACTACGCGCAAAACGGCTACCCCGTGTCTGAGATGGTCTCCTTTCAATGGGCTGGCGCGGAATCGCGACTGAAACAGAACCATGCGGGCGAAGAACTGCTTATGCGGGGCAGAGCGCCGCGCGCTGGCGAGGTGATGGCGATGCCCACGCTCGCCGACACGCTGCGCACGATTGCGTATGGCGGCTCGGACGCGTTCTATCGCGGGCATACGGCGGAGCGCATCACGGCATTCGTGCAAGAGCGCGGCGGTTGGCTGAGCGCGGAAGATATGGCAGCGCACACGCCAAGCTGGGAAGAGCCGATAACCACGAATTACAGAGGCGTGGATGTCTGGCAATGCCCACCTAACAATCAGGGCGTAAATGTGCTGCTGGCGTTGAACATTGCCGAGGGATTCGACATCGGCGCGATGGGGGCGCAGTCCGCCGACAGACACCATCACCTGATAGAAACCGCGAGGCTCGCGCTTACGGACGGCATGTACCACATCACCGACCCGGCGCACATGCGCGCGGACATCGGCATGCTGACATCCAAGTGGTACGCGGGCGAGCGGCGCAAGAGTATTCACGGCGACCGAGCGATGGACGACGTGCCGGTCGGGCTGCGACGACAGGACGGCGACACGGTGTATATCACCTGCATCGACGGTGCGGGCAACGCCTGCTCGCTTATCAACAGCGTCTTTTCCGACTTTGGCACAGGGTTGGTAGTGCCGGGCACAGGAATCGCACTACACAGCAGAGGCGCATCGTTCTCGCTAGACCCCACCCATCCCAACGTGCTGGCGCCTAACAAGCGCCCATTCCATACGCTGATTCCGGGCATGGCAACGCGAGACGGCGAACTATGGCTCAGCTACGGCGTGATGGGCACAGTGCAGCAAGCGCAGGGACAGATTCAGGTTCTGAGCAACCTAATCGACTTCGGCATGTCACCGCAGGAAGCCCTAGATTCACCACGATTCAGCTACCGCCCCTTAGAGGGCGAAGTCGGCCTAGAGCCACGCATCGCCGACAATATCGCTGACGACTTGCGAGGGCGCGGACACCGCATCGTCATCACCGACTCGCATCCTCTCTACTTTGGCGGAGGGCAAGTTATCGCCCGAGACGCGGAGACCGGCGCACTGACCGGCGGCAGCGAGCCGCGCAACGACGGGTGTGCCGTTGGATGGTAA
- a CDS encoding DUF917 domain-containing protein: MWQVTEDDLAHIATGAGILGTGGGGNPYIGRLRARQAIREWGPVSVLSPDELPDDARVVCVGGIGAPTVGIEKVRDLQSYHALRAIEEYTGEQATALISNEIGGSNSVEPLIPAAMAGLPVVDADGMGRAFPEFQMKTFFVYGVPCCPMAVADEKGNSVIIRDTITPHWAERLARATTIQMGCVACYAVAPMSAEQVRRTAIPNSLTLARELGSAVEQARDNGGDPIAAILATCPGKVLFSGKVVDIERRTTAGFARGSVTIDGLDDFADGQMVIDFQNENLIARLNGEIVCIVPDLICAVATDGGEPVTTELMRYGLRVTILGFPAPTLWTTPEGLAVAGPKAFGYDAEYSPLTV, translated from the coding sequence ATGTGGCAGGTTACAGAGGACGATTTGGCGCACATCGCCACCGGCGCGGGTATATTGGGCACGGGTGGCGGCGGCAATCCGTATATCGGGCGACTGCGCGCGCGGCAGGCGATCCGTGAGTGGGGTCCCGTTAGCGTGCTGTCGCCGGACGAACTGCCGGACGATGCGCGCGTGGTCTGTGTGGGCGGCATTGGCGCGCCGACCGTGGGCATCGAAAAGGTGCGCGACTTGCAGTCCTACCACGCACTCCGCGCCATCGAAGAGTACACCGGCGAGCAGGCGACCGCGCTGATTTCCAACGAAATTGGCGGCAGCAACTCGGTCGAACCGCTGATACCGGCTGCGATGGCAGGGCTGCCCGTAGTAGATGCCGACGGTATGGGACGCGCCTTCCCGGAGTTTCAGATGAAGACATTCTTCGTCTATGGCGTACCCTGCTGCCCGATGGCGGTCGCAGACGAGAAGGGCAACTCGGTCATAATCCGCGACACGATTACGCCGCACTGGGCAGAGCGGCTGGCGCGCGCCACCACGATACAGATGGGCTGCGTGGCGTGCTATGCCGTCGCGCCTATGTCCGCGGAGCAGGTGCGGCGCACGGCGATCCCGAATTCGCTGACCCTGGCACGCGAGCTAGGCAGTGCCGTAGAGCAAGCGCGTGACAACGGCGGCGACCCGATCGCCGCAATACTCGCCACCTGCCCGGGCAAGGTGCTGTTCTCCGGCAAGGTCGTTGACATCGAACGGCGCACCACCGCAGGGTTCGCGCGCGGGTCGGTTACCATCGACGGGCTGGACGACTTCGCGGACGGGCAAATGGTTATCGACTTCCAGAACGAGAACCTTATCGCGCGGCTGAACGGCGAGATTGTTTGCATCGTGCCCGACCTAATTTGCGCCGTTGCGACAGACGGCGGCGAGCCGGTTACCACCGAGTTGATGCGCTACGGATTGCGCGTTACGATTCTCGGATTTCCCGCGCCGACGCTGTGGACCACGCCCGAGGGTTTGGCGGTGGCAGGTCCGAAGGCATTCGGCTACGACGCCGAGTACTCACCCCTGACGGTGTGA